The Engystomops pustulosus chromosome 9, aEngPut4.maternal, whole genome shotgun sequence genome includes a window with the following:
- the LOC140076444 gene encoding uncharacterized protein, translating into MERFFDKLTGRNRVQVLSRRALEPEAKRVWIKSYNDGLGPSPAFYNLAAAAQDGPGDLMPESPEPCWIVRSENFLPLDPAPEYSTETSPLDLDCIITDNLTGRTHVQVLTRRTLEPEAEHTWIKSYKDGLGPSPGFYNFAATDDGPGELMPESPEPCWIVRSDEPEKRRSTGSRWRKRLRSLFCMCRESVEVTPSTPAPNRPSTKDFGCQVTEEELSLGPKVTLIHVKPMDHSFMVDASTQVDEDEF; encoded by the exons ATGGAAAGATTCTTT GATAAACTTACTGGGCGCAACCGTGTCCAAGTCTTGTCCCGCAGGGCACTGGAGCCGGAGGCTAAGCGCGTTTGGATAAAATCATACAACGACGgg CTAGGTCCTTCCCCAGCCTTCTATAATTtggctgctgctgcacaggatGGACCAGGAGACCTGATGCCGGAGTCACCTGAGCCCTGCTGGATTGTTAGATCG GAGAATTTCCTACCCCTGGATCCGGCTCCTGAGTATAGTACAGAAACATCGCCGCTAGACTTGGACTGCATCATCACG GATAATCTTACTGGGCGCACCCATGTCCAAGTTCTGACCCGCAGGACACTGGAGCCGGAGGCTGAACACACTTGGATTAAATCCTACAAGGACGgg CTAGGTCCTTCTCCTGGGTTCTATAATTTTGCTGCTACTGATGATGGACCAGGAGAGCTGATGCCGGAGTCCCCTGAGCCCTGCTGGATTGTTAGATCG GATGAACCAGAGAAAAGAAGATCTACTGGATCAAGATGGAGAAAAAGGCTGAGGAGCCTCTTCTGCATG TGCCGGGAATCAGTGGAGGTGACTCCTTCCACGCCAGCTCCCAACAGACCGAGCACCAAGGACTTCGGATGCCAAGTCACAGAGGAAGAGCTCAGCCTTGGGCCGAAAGTCACCTTGATCCATGTGAAACCCATGGACCATTCCTTTATGGTTGACGCTTCAACCCAGGTCGATGAGGATGAGTTCTGA